One Chryseobacterium sp. StRB126 genomic region harbors:
- a CDS encoding T9SS type A sorting domain-containing protein, which translates to MKKILLLCLLMVSMFLNAQITLGEGSTTIGKVPVDNYWEYSYSQQIFTKQEINANAAGNITGLKFYLDPAGDITNSSDWVVYLGHTSKTEFDSDADWVPASDLTEVYNGTVSNVNGMVELTFATPFSYNNTQNLVIAVDENNPAYDDDRVFYVHHLNNTSSRSIGNISSFSDIDPSDPGYGSLFDYRSVVTFMGLTPGAIPACTSLISPANNAVMVPISSAISWYPSPGATSYKISIGTTPGGSNVVNQQTVATTSFTPSAPLSLDTTYYVRIIAVGAGGESSGCSETKFSTTLSPPLNDECTTAITLTVNPDMNCGSKTSGHTFEATDSNVSVDPCYGEADDDVWYKFTATSVSHVISLSNMVSIGSVDSYSLMFQVLNGDCSNLANVECSDYDELKVISGLTVGETYYVRVYTDGAAGEAQSFDICIGTIPPPPVNDDCSGALAASAFPYAYTQSDAAGATNNNGFISICSNSMNDGTWFKFTGDGTVHNIKVSMPAGSNFDPQIGVFSGTCDNLVCESTIDSNGQGSAEEISVPTVVGTTYYVNVGHYSGVTDNLEGAFTITINKETLGTSEVSKTKNEIKVYPNPFAEVLNIAKADQVKSVFILDTAGRLMKTIENPSSALHLGDLKQGIYVMVLNMKDGSKQTIKAIKK; encoded by the coding sequence ATGAAGAAAATCTTACTTTTGTGCTTACTGATGGTAAGTATGTTTTTAAATGCTCAGATTACCTTAGGAGAAGGAAGCACTACTATCGGAAAGGTTCCGGTTGACAACTATTGGGAATACTCCTATTCCCAACAAATATTTACAAAGCAAGAAATCAATGCGAATGCCGCAGGAAATATTACGGGTCTCAAATTCTATCTGGATCCTGCTGGGGATATAACGAACTCATCAGATTGGGTTGTTTATTTAGGACATACCTCTAAAACTGAATTTGATTCTGATGCTGATTGGGTTCCAGCTTCGGATCTTACAGAGGTATATAATGGTACAGTAAGTAATGTGAACGGAATGGTGGAACTTACTTTTGCTACTCCTTTTTCTTATAATAATACTCAGAATCTAGTAATTGCTGTTGATGAAAATAATCCTGCATATGATGATGACCGAGTGTTTTATGTACATCACCTTAATAATACATCTAGCAGATCTATTGGGAATATAAGTAGCTTTTCAGATATAGATCCTTCAGATCCTGGGTATGGTAGTTTATTTGACTATAGATCTGTTGTTACTTTTATGGGGTTAACACCTGGTGCAATACCTGCCTGTACTTCTTTGATTTCACCAGCAAATAACGCTGTTATGGTACCAATATCTTCTGCTATTAGCTGGTATCCGTCACCTGGTGCTACAAGTTATAAAATATCTATAGGGACCACTCCAGGAGGCTCTAATGTTGTGAATCAGCAAACGGTAGCCACAACGAGTTTTACTCCATCAGCTCCTCTTTCTTTAGATACTACTTATTATGTAAGAATTATAGCAGTAGGAGCAGGAGGAGAATCTTCAGGCTGTTCTGAGACAAAATTTTCCACCACACTCTCCCCTCCTTTGAATGATGAATGTACTACAGCAATTACATTAACGGTAAATCCGGATATGAATTGTGGAAGTAAAACATCTGGGCATACCTTTGAGGCTACAGATTCCAATGTGTCTGTAGATCCTTGTTATGGGGAAGCAGATGATGATGTATGGTACAAATTTACTGCAACTTCAGTGTCTCATGTAATTTCATTGAGTAATATGGTTTCTATTGGATCAGTGGATAGCTATTCACTGATGTTTCAGGTTTTAAATGGTGATTGCAGTAATCTGGCAAATGTTGAGTGTTCAGATTATGATGAGCTTAAGGTAATTTCTGGTCTTACAGTAGGAGAAACCTATTATGTAAGAGTCTATACAGATGGAGCAGCAGGAGAGGCTCAAAGCTTTGATATTTGTATAGGGACAATTCCTCCACCTCCGGTAAATGATGATTGCTCAGGAGCGTTAGCAGCTTCTGCATTCCCTTATGCATATACACAATCTGATGCAGCAGGAGCTACTAATAACAACGGATTTATTTCTATTTGCTCTAATAGTATGAATGATGGAACATGGTTTAAATTCACTGGAGATGGTACTGTTCATAATATTAAAGTATCAATGCCGGCAGGAAGCAATTTTGATCCTCAGATAGGAGTGTTTAGTGGTACTTGTGATAATTTAGTATGCGAAAGTACTATCGATAGTAATGGCCAGGGTAGTGCAGAAGAAATCTCCGTACCAACTGTGGTAGGAACTACATATTATGTAAATGTAGGACATTATAGTGGTGTCACAGATAACTTAGAGGGAGCATTTACAATTACTATTAATAAAGAAACTCTTGGAACTTCAGAAGTGTCTAAAACTAAAAATGAAATTAAGGTATATCCAAATCCATTTGCTGAGGTATTGAATATTGCAAAAGCAGATCAGGTAAAATCAGTCTTCATCCTGGATACTGCCGGAAGATTAATGAAAACAATTGAAAATCCTTCTTCAGCCCTTCATTTAGGAGATTTGAAACAAGGAATATATGTAATGGTTTTGAATATGAAGGATGGATCTAAGCAAACAATCAAAGCAATAAAGAAATAA
- a CDS encoding ion transporter gives MEREHNLVPEDTLWKRYLYRIIYRSDTRLGKLFDITLLSLILVSTAIIMMESVPQLDKKFHYTFLILEWIISIFFTIEYSMRIAVVKNKKHYLFSFMGIIDFLALAPFFLSFFFPITKYFLIFRMLRMLRVFRIFNLLDFMNDGYLIVRALKNSSRKIYIFLLFLIIFSVIVGSLMFMVEGGRQGFETIPQSIYWAVVTVTTVGYGDVSPITPMGKFFAVILMLAGYSIIAVPTGIVTAEMRNKRQNLEKICDRCGNEDIDDDARYCKQCGKKLA, from the coding sequence ATGGAAAGAGAACACAACCTTGTTCCTGAGGACACTTTATGGAAAAGATACCTTTACCGGATAATTTATCGCTCCGATACCAGACTCGGCAAACTTTTCGATATTACTCTACTTTCTTTAATTCTTGTGAGTACTGCTATCATTATGATGGAAAGCGTACCTCAGCTTGACAAAAAGTTTCATTATACATTCCTGATTCTTGAATGGATTATCTCTATTTTTTTTACAATAGAATATTCTATGCGAATTGCTGTAGTAAAAAATAAAAAGCATTATCTCTTCAGTTTTATGGGGATTATAGATTTTCTTGCTCTAGCCCCTTTCTTCCTGAGTTTTTTCTTTCCTATTACCAAATACTTTCTGATCTTCAGAATGTTGAGAATGCTGAGAGTTTTCAGGATTTTCAATTTATTGGACTTCATGAATGACGGTTATCTTATCGTAAGGGCTTTAAAAAACAGTTCAAGAAAAATTTATATATTTCTTCTTTTCCTGATTATATTTTCAGTGATTGTAGGTTCTCTTATGTTTATGGTAGAAGGTGGCCGACAGGGATTTGAAACCATTCCACAGTCTATTTATTGGGCCGTAGTAACGGTAACCACAGTAGGATACGGAGATGTCTCTCCTATTACTCCTATGGGGAAATTTTTCGCTGTTATACTGATGCTTGCCGGTTATTCTATTATAGCTGTTCCTACAGGAATTGTAACGGCAGAGATGCGAAACAAAAGACAAAATCTGGAAAAGATATGTGACCGTTGCGGCAATGAGGATATTGACGATGATGCAAGGTACTGCAAACAATGTGGCAAGAAATTAGCTTGA
- the dnaE gene encoding DNA polymerase III subunit alpha yields MYLIFDTETTGLPKNFNAPLSDSENWPRMVQIAWQVHDDDGNLIENQDYIIKPEGYDIPFNAARIHGITTKIANEEGRDLQEVLEEFSKVLEKIRVVSGHNVEFDYNIVGAEFYRKNIKDNLQEKPKADTMILGTDFCQLGGGRGGRYKSPKLEELYEKLYGNKFDEAHNAAADVNATARAFFEMVRIGVVPAETLKISEDQLAYFKSLYPDPIKPFNIVIRRQVADFHNKKKQQDFGSIDEIDLGKYFNFDNHSVFSTLTATTSINDLIKKASDENFPAVGMVDLGNMMGAFKFVSAVEGANGDRAKKHKEYLAKKQEAEENGTEFNEAEPVSAPLIPVVGCEFYISDRYEQKQFTKDDPDRRTQVVLLAKDFNGYKNLAKLSSIGFLKGFYFGVPRISRELIAEYKEGIIALTSGILGDIPDAILNTGEQKGEERFKWWSETFGEDFYVQLQNHNLPEEEHLNEVLLYLADKYNVKILAQNETFYTNKDDANIQDIVSCIKDGEKLTTPVGKGFGKRRGLATKEYYIKNSHEVKEAFLAYPDAFEAYEEFFAKFKPYTLKRDVLLPKFDIPEEFIHAEDEVDGGKRGEMAYLTHLTYEGARRRYIETGITDEIKERLDFELEVIANTGYPGYFLIVQDFCNEARNMGVWVGPGRGSAAGSAVAYCIGITNVDPIKYDLLFERFLNPERVSMPDIDIDFDDEGRDRVIKWVIEKYGQSQVAQIITYSVLGGKSAIKDAGRVLDVPIPDTNNIAKLIPSTPGMNIAKALAKYDKLKPEEQMLVDEMRYVLESPDDSRHGVLASAKKMEGCIRNTGIHACGVIITPEDVSNLVPVTIAAKDADILVSQFDNSVAESAGLLKMDFLGLRTLTIIKDALKLVKARYGLDIDPDLIPLDDTKTYQLFKEGRTVGIFQYESPGMQKYMRELKPTVFADLIAMNALYRPGPIKYIPNFINRKHGIEEIVYDLPETEEYLKETYGITVYQEQVMLLSQKLANFTKGEADTLRKAMGKKQIDVLNKMYPKFIEGGRKNNLNEERLEKIWNDWKAFAEYAFNKSHSTCYAFIAYQTAYLKANYPAEYMASVMSNNINNTDSITMFMEDCKSMGVDVLGPDVNESQYKFSVNEKGQIRFGLGAIKGIGEGPSEAITRERENGRFKNIYDFFERILPSQMNKRVAESLVVAGAFDELDAFHRGQYFDIDMAGKTNLERLIRYGQSFQESKNEMEHSLFADFADEVQIEQPKLPPCPEWPNMHKLNKEKETIGFYLSAHPLDEFKYQFQFMQGRLSKKSVLEKEEEEKTTTDEVPVLEQDSQDETTDLTEIVSDELSVGEEEILEETTKKAEPKGNFLFLNLDEVDAYKEQAFANKQDELFEEKKKDWKTLQKERENGGGGKEYTVAGLITEYRVQDGFRSGEKVAFVTLEDYSGSYSFRLGDRDYMRLKEKLEVQRFVIFKIKFAQVKDGRVFVNVNDVIELQEAFERFAKSISLVMDVMDVRPEDLDFFRTVLDRNKGNQKLKFFIKNIDDDSHIEVQSMKHSVDLNGDLIKEIQLLNKYEFYLN; encoded by the coding sequence ATGTATTTAATTTTTGACACAGAAACAACAGGTTTACCAAAAAATTTCAATGCTCCGCTTTCGGATTCAGAAAACTGGCCAAGAATGGTTCAGATTGCGTGGCAGGTACATGATGATGATGGTAATTTAATTGAAAATCAGGATTATATAATAAAACCTGAGGGCTATGATATTCCCTTTAATGCTGCCCGAATTCACGGAATTACAACTAAAATTGCTAATGAAGAAGGACGTGATTTACAAGAGGTTTTGGAAGAATTCTCAAAGGTCCTTGAAAAGATAAGAGTAGTTTCCGGACACAATGTTGAATTTGATTACAATATTGTAGGAGCAGAATTCTATAGAAAAAATATAAAAGATAATCTTCAGGAAAAACCTAAAGCTGACACGATGATTCTGGGAACGGATTTCTGCCAGTTAGGAGGAGGTCGTGGAGGGAGATATAAATCTCCTAAGCTTGAAGAGCTTTATGAAAAACTGTATGGGAATAAATTTGATGAAGCCCATAATGCTGCTGCCGATGTAAATGCTACCGCCAGAGCGTTCTTTGAAATGGTGAGAATAGGAGTTGTTCCTGCTGAAACATTAAAGATTTCAGAAGACCAGCTAGCTTATTTTAAGAGTCTTTATCCGGATCCGATAAAGCCTTTCAACATTGTTATCAGAAGGCAGGTTGCTGATTTCCATAATAAGAAGAAACAACAGGATTTCGGAAGTATTGATGAAATTGATTTAGGAAAATATTTCAATTTTGACAACCACAGTGTTTTCTCAACGCTTACTGCTACTACAAGTATTAATGATCTGATTAAAAAAGCTTCTGATGAAAACTTTCCGGCGGTCGGAATGGTGGATCTTGGAAATATGATGGGAGCTTTTAAATTCGTTTCTGCAGTTGAAGGAGCTAACGGAGATAGAGCTAAAAAGCATAAAGAATATTTAGCAAAAAAACAGGAGGCAGAAGAAAATGGGACTGAATTTAATGAAGCAGAACCTGTTTCTGCACCGTTGATTCCAGTTGTTGGCTGTGAATTTTATATTTCTGACCGTTATGAGCAAAAGCAGTTTACCAAAGATGATCCGGATAGGAGAACTCAGGTAGTGCTTTTGGCAAAGGATTTTAATGGATATAAAAACTTAGCAAAGCTTTCAAGTATCGGGTTCTTAAAAGGATTCTATTTCGGAGTTCCAAGGATTAGCCGTGAACTGATTGCTGAATACAAAGAAGGAATTATCGCTTTAACTTCCGGGATTTTAGGAGATATTCCGGATGCTATCCTGAATACTGGGGAACAAAAAGGAGAAGAGCGCTTTAAATGGTGGAGTGAAACTTTTGGAGAGGACTTTTATGTTCAGCTTCAAAATCATAATCTACCTGAAGAAGAACACTTAAATGAGGTGCTGTTATATCTGGCAGATAAATATAACGTTAAAATCCTGGCTCAGAACGAAACCTTTTATACCAATAAAGATGATGCTAACATTCAGGATATTGTAAGCTGTATCAAAGACGGGGAAAAGCTTACAACACCTGTCGGAAAAGGATTTGGGAAAAGAAGAGGGCTTGCTACTAAAGAGTATTATATTAAAAACTCTCATGAGGTAAAAGAAGCTTTCCTTGCTTATCCCGATGCCTTTGAAGCATATGAAGAGTTTTTTGCAAAATTTAAACCCTATACCTTAAAAAGAGATGTTCTTCTTCCAAAGTTTGATATCCCAGAAGAATTTATCCATGCAGAAGATGAGGTAGATGGAGGAAAAAGAGGAGAGATGGCTTATCTTACCCACCTTACTTATGAAGGAGCGAGAAGAAGATATATTGAAACTGGGATCACAGATGAGATTAAAGAACGTCTGGATTTCGAATTGGAAGTAATTGCTAATACCGGATATCCGGGATATTTTCTTATTGTTCAGGATTTTTGTAATGAGGCCCGTAATATGGGAGTGTGGGTAGGGCCCGGAAGAGGATCGGCAGCTGGATCGGCAGTTGCTTACTGTATCGGAATTACCAACGTTGACCCCATTAAATATGACCTCCTTTTTGAGAGATTTCTGAATCCGGAAAGGGTTTCAATGCCCGATATTGATATTGACTTTGATGATGAAGGTAGAGATAGGGTTATTAAATGGGTAATTGAAAAATATGGACAAAGCCAGGTAGCCCAGATTATTACCTACTCCGTATTGGGGGGGAAATCTGCGATTAAAGATGCCGGAAGAGTGCTGGATGTTCCAATTCCTGATACGAATAATATTGCTAAACTGATCCCTTCTACACCAGGGATGAACATCGCGAAAGCATTAGCAAAATATGATAAACTGAAACCGGAAGAACAGATGCTTGTTGATGAAATGAGATATGTTCTGGAAAGTCCAGATGATTCCCGTCATGGAGTACTCGCAAGTGCTAAAAAGATGGAAGGGTGCATCAGGAATACGGGGATTCATGCCTGTGGTGTAATCATTACTCCGGAGGATGTGAGTAACCTGGTTCCGGTAACTATTGCCGCTAAAGATGCTGACATTCTTGTCTCTCAGTTTGATAACTCGGTGGCGGAAAGTGCAGGTCTTTTGAAAATGGACTTCTTGGGTCTTAGAACCCTTACCATTATTAAAGATGCCTTAAAATTGGTGAAAGCAAGATATGGATTAGATATTGATCCGGATCTTATTCCACTGGATGATACGAAGACATATCAGTTATTTAAAGAAGGAAGAACGGTCGGAATTTTCCAATATGAAAGTCCCGGGATGCAGAAGTACATGAGGGAGCTTAAACCTACGGTTTTTGCCGATCTTATTGCCATGAACGCACTGTACCGTCCGGGGCCAATTAAATATATCCCGAACTTTATTAACAGAAAGCACGGTATTGAAGAGATTGTTTATGACTTACCGGAAACAGAAGAATATTTAAAGGAAACTTACGGAATTACCGTTTACCAGGAGCAGGTAATGCTTCTTTCCCAGAAACTGGCCAACTTTACAAAAGGTGAGGCTGATACCCTGAGAAAGGCGATGGGTAAGAAACAGATTGATGTTCTTAACAAAATGTATCCCAAGTTCATTGAAGGAGGTAGAAAAAATAACCTTAATGAAGAAAGACTGGAGAAAATTTGGAATGACTGGAAAGCGTTTGCAGAATATGCCTTCAACAAATCCCACTCAACCTGTTATGCTTTCATTGCTTATCAGACTGCTTATTTGAAAGCCAATTATCCGGCAGAATATATGGCGAGTGTAATGAGTAATAATATTAACAATACGGATTCGATTACCATGTTTATGGAGGATTGTAAAAGTATGGGAGTTGATGTTTTAGGACCTGATGTGAATGAATCTCAGTATAAATTCTCTGTAAACGAAAAAGGCCAGATTCGTTTTGGTTTGGGAGCAATCAAGGGAATCGGAGAAGGTCCAAGCGAAGCGATTACAAGAGAAAGAGAAAATGGAAGGTTTAAAAATATCTATGATTTTTTTGAAAGGATATTGCCTTCCCAAATGAATAAAAGAGTAGCGGAAAGTTTAGTGGTTGCCGGTGCTTTTGATGAACTGGATGCATTCCACAGAGGTCAGTATTTTGATATTGATATGGCCGGAAAAACCAATCTGGAAAGATTAATCAGATACGGACAAAGTTTTCAGGAGAGTAAAAACGAAATGGAGCATTCCTTGTTTGCTGACTTTGCTGATGAGGTTCAGATTGAACAGCCAAAACTCCCTCCTTGCCCAGAGTGGCCAAATATGCATAAGCTGAATAAGGAAAAGGAAACCATTGGGTTCTACCTTTCTGCCCATCCTTTAGATGAGTTTAAATATCAGTTCCAGTTTATGCAGGGAAGACTTTCCAAAAAGTCAGTTCTGGAAAAAGAAGAGGAAGAAAAGACTACTACTGATGAAGTTCCTGTTTTGGAACAGGATTCTCAGGACGAGACTACAGATCTTACTGAAATTGTCTCTGATGAATTGTCTGTAGGAGAGGAGGAAATATTAGAAGAAACAACCAAAAAGGCAGAGCCAAAAGGAAATTTCTTATTCCTAAATCTTGATGAGGTAGATGCTTACAAAGAACAGGCTTTTGCCAATAAGCAGGATGAGTTGTTTGAAGAAAAAAAGAAAGACTGGAAAACCCTTCAGAAAGAAAGAGAAAATGGAGGTGGCGGAAAAGAATATACCGTTGCAGGTCTTATCACAGAATACAGGGTTCAGGATGGCTTCAGAAGCGGAGAAAAAGTTGCTTTTGTGACTTTGGAAGACTATTCAGGTTCTTATTCTTTTAGATTAGGGGATAGGGATTATATGAGATTGAAGGAGAAACTTGAAGTACAGAGGTTTGTTATCTTTAAAATAAAATTTGCTCAGGTAAAAGACGGAAGGGTCTTTGTGAATGTAAATGATGTAATTGAACTTCAGGAAGCATTTGAAAGATTTGCCAAGAGTATTTCCTTAGTGATGGATGTAATGGATGTAAGGCCTGAGGATCTGGATTTCTTCAGAACTGTATTGGATAGGAATAAGGGAAATCAGAAGCTTAAATTCTTTATCAAAAATATTGATGATGATTCTCATATTGAAGTTCAGTCTATGAAACACTCTGTGGATCTAAATGGTGATCTTATTAAGGAAATACAATTGCTGAATAAATATGAGTTCTATTTGAACTAA
- a CDS encoding fibronectin type III domain-containing protein yields MKRILLSCLAFLSMGAYAQTNVASYAFSKSTGVAYVPITGGTKLFPTATSTTSTYDNEVSAAIPLSSPFNFGGVAMTTCYVSANGYITFGAAPSGSNYTPLSTVGTTTGAIAAFGQDGGFSASEPLPPGNHEVRYEDLGTEFVVQWQDHANYSNRATERLNFQIRLVYATGEIKIVYGDCTDPGTSSSNSPQVGIRGNSNAFATNVSALTIGNVPTGSTCDWSKAVTANANNSTMTFSSGTNASIKIPAGLQYSWTPGTLLPVRTFAATTAVTNNGATLSWTAPAGATSYNVQYRIPGSCDWTNYSGNPVSAGTATLTGLAANTSYQVQVQALNGAAQAMYSHIPNLAGTGNGYTTTGSFTTALMCSSTITGLTSSAITPDTSTISWTAPAAPPGSGYEYYYSTSSTAPAITASPSGSVGAGVTTANISGLTPATQYYYWVRSNCNGTDKGAWSSSANFTTLGLCPTVTAPASNASGVSTTPTITWNVINGATGYKLKIGTASGGNDVLDTDITGGANNSYTLATSLSNSSTYYYSVTGYTAATAGPATACTVRTFQTVCTSTNLPYTLDFDNVTTPALPICTSAINSGSGNTWKTASASGGFTGKVLNYSYSSTSAANTWFFTQGLNLTAGVSYRIKYKYANSSGVVYAEKVKVAYGSSATAAGMTNTIADHSNITTLGVPTGTFTDFTPAASGIYYFGFQAYSAADMNQIYIDDINIDITPTCFEPSGVTVSAITANGANVSWTAPSLVPGSGYEYYYSTSSIAPIAATAVSGTSTSTSASLSNLLPGTTYYLWVRSACGTIDKSVWTPVTVFVTNCVPVQTYSQNFDSTPVDGLPPCWTSIGSNLGYAKVIGYTGTVASAPNALYIYTSGASIGMVSTPDLIGLDSNNAMISFKGRANSYVNGTVQIGYLADPANTSSFVVLGTYTATSTSVLNNYSLDITGVPAGVTKLVFKHTGSEAYSLLIDDFVYQLGSLSTSETTLAKNEIKAYPNPFTDVLNISDASKVKSVSIVDAAGRLVKTIDNPSSELHLADLKQGMYLIVLQMKDGSKQVVKSIKR; encoded by the coding sequence ATGAAGAGAATTTTACTGTCGTGTTTGGCCTTTCTGAGTATGGGGGCCTACGCACAAACAAACGTTGCCAGCTATGCTTTTTCGAAAAGCACAGGGGTGGCTTATGTACCAATTACGGGAGGTACTAAATTATTTCCTACAGCAACCAGCACTACTTCTACTTATGATAATGAGGTTTCTGCAGCAATACCTCTGTCGTCACCCTTTAATTTTGGTGGTGTTGCCATGACGACATGCTATGTGAGTGCAAACGGATACATAACCTTTGGTGCTGCACCTTCAGGATCAAACTATACACCGTTATCAACTGTTGGAACAACTACAGGAGCAATTGCTGCTTTTGGACAAGATGGTGGTTTTTCAGCATCAGAACCTTTACCGCCAGGAAATCACGAAGTCAGATATGAAGATCTGGGGACTGAATTTGTAGTACAGTGGCAGGATCATGCCAATTACAGTAACAGAGCTACTGAAAGATTGAATTTTCAGATCCGGTTAGTATATGCAACTGGTGAAATAAAAATAGTATATGGTGACTGTACTGATCCGGGAACGAGTTCGTCAAATAGTCCACAGGTAGGGATTAGAGGAAATAGTAATGCTTTTGCAACTAATGTAAGTGCATTGACGATTGGAAATGTGCCAACTGGAAGCACTTGTGACTGGTCTAAAGCGGTTACAGCTAATGCTAATAACAGCACGATGACTTTTTCCAGTGGAACGAATGCAAGTATTAAAATTCCTGCAGGGCTGCAATATTCATGGACCCCTGGAACGCTACTTCCGGTAAGAACTTTTGCCGCTACCACTGCAGTAACTAATAACGGAGCTACTTTAAGCTGGACAGCTCCAGCTGGCGCAACATCTTACAATGTTCAGTATAGAATTCCGGGAAGCTGTGATTGGACTAATTATAGTGGAAACCCGGTTTCTGCTGGTACTGCTACACTTACAGGATTGGCAGCAAATACATCCTATCAGGTTCAGGTACAGGCATTAAATGGTGCCGCACAAGCAATGTATTCTCATATTCCAAATTTGGCAGGGACTGGGAATGGATATACAACAACTGGGTCTTTTACAACAGCCCTTATGTGTTCAAGTACTATTACAGGCCTTACTTCTTCAGCAATAACTCCTGATACTTCAACAATTAGCTGGACAGCTCCTGCTGCGCCTCCGGGTAGTGGTTATGAATATTATTATTCCACCTCATCAACTGCTCCGGCCATCACTGCTTCACCTTCAGGTTCTGTGGGGGCAGGCGTGACTACGGCAAATATATCAGGGTTAACTCCTGCAACTCAGTATTATTATTGGGTAAGATCAAACTGTAATGGAACGGATAAAGGAGCCTGGTCCAGCTCTGCAAACTTTACAACATTGGGACTTTGCCCTACAGTTACAGCACCTGCATCAAACGCAAGTGGTGTAAGCACGACTCCTACAATAACATGGAATGTAATTAACGGTGCTACTGGTTACAAATTAAAAATAGGAACCGCTTCAGGAGGTAATGATGTTCTTGATACTGATATTACAGGAGGAGCTAATAATTCTTACACATTAGCAACTTCTTTAAGTAATAGTTCTACTTATTATTATTCTGTAACAGGATATACTGCAGCGACTGCCGGGCCGGCTACAGCATGTACAGTGAGAACATTCCAGACTGTATGTACTTCTACCAATTTACCATATACCCTAGATTTTGATAACGTTACAACTCCGGCTTTGCCAATTTGTACATCGGCAATCAATAGTGGTTCTGGAAATACATGGAAAACAGCTTCTGCATCGGGAGGGTTTACAGGTAAAGTTCTTAATTATTCATATAGTTCTACTTCTGCAGCAAATACATGGTTTTTTACACAGGGACTCAATCTTACAGCAGGAGTTAGCTACAGAATTAAATATAAATATGCCAATTCATCAGGGGTTGTGTATGCAGAAAAAGTTAAAGTTGCATATGGATCTTCAGCAACAGCTGCGGGGATGACGAATACAATAGCGGATCATTCAAATATTACTACATTAGGAGTTCCTACAGGTACATTTACAGACTTTACACCAGCTGCATCAGGAATTTATTATTTCGGATTCCAGGCTTATTCTGCGGCGGATATGAATCAAATCTATATTGATGATATTAATATAGACATTACGCCTACTTGTTTTGAACCTTCGGGGGTTACGGTTTCTGCTATTACTGCTAACGGAGCTAATGTTTCATGGACTGCACCTTCACTTGTGCCTGGCAGCGGATATGAATATTATTATTCTACAAGTAGTATTGCTCCTATTGCTGCTACCGCTGTTTCAGGAACCAGTACCAGTACTTCAGCGTCTTTATCTAATCTATTGCCGGGTACTACTTATTATCTATGGGTTAGATCTGCATGTGGAACTATTGATAAGAGTGTATGGACGCCAGTGACAGTATTTGTTACGAACTGTGTTCCAGTACAGACATATTCGCAAAATTTTGATAGTACACCTGTTGATGGCCTTCCTCCATGCTGGACAAGCATCGGTTCTAATCTTGGCTATGCAAAAGTAATCGGCTATACCGGAACGGTGGCAAGTGCTCCTAATGCCTTATATATTTATACATCTGGGGCAAGTATAGGGATGGTATCTACTCCGGATTTAATAGGTCTAGATAGTAACAATGCAATGATTAGTTTCAAAGGAAGAGCTAATTCTTATGTTAATGGAACTGTTCAGATTGGTTACTTAGCAGACCCTGCGAATACTTCCAGCTTTGTTGTATTGGGTACATATACGGCAACAAGTACTTCAGTGTTAAATAATTACTCATTAGATATCACCGGGGTTCCTGCAGGAGTTACTAAACTTGTGTTTAAACATACCGGCTCAGAAGCATATAGTCTATTGATTGATGATTTTGTGTACCAGCTTGGCAGCCTTTCTACTTCAGAGACTACACTAGCTAAAAATGAAATCAAAGCTTATCCGAATCCATTTACAGATGTGTTGAATATTTCCGACGCTTCTAAAGTAAAATCAGTATCTATTGTTGATGCTGCCGGAAGATTGGTGAAAACTATTGATAATCCTTCTTCTGAACTTCATTTGGCAGACCTGAAACAAGGGATGTATTTAATCGTATTACAGATGAAAGACGGATCAAAACAAGTGGTTAAATCAATTAAGAGATAA